In Zea mays cultivar B73 chromosome 7, Zm-B73-REFERENCE-NAM-5.0, whole genome shotgun sequence, the following proteins share a genomic window:
- the LOC542607 gene encoding pyruvate dehydrogenase E1 beta subunit, translating to MLGAARRQLGSGPMLGQVLRRLRPAAAAEVARGYSAAAKEMTVRDALNSALDEEMSADPSVFLMGEEVGEYQGAYKISKGLLDKYGPDRVLDTPITEAGFTGIGVGAAYQGLRPVIEFMTFNFSMQAIDHIINSAAKSNYMSAGQISVPIVFRGPNGAAAGVGAQHSQCYAVWFAHVPGLKVLTPYSSEDARGLLKAAIRDPDPVIFLENELLYGESFPVSAEVLDSSFCLPIGKAKIERGGKDVTITAFSKMVGYALQAAEILSKEGISAEVINLRSIRPLDRAAINASVRKTNRLVTVEEGFPQHGIGAEICMSVVEESFEYLDAPVERIAGADVPMPYAANLERMAVPQVDDIVRAAKRACYRAVPMAAAA from the exons ATGCTGGGCGCCGCGAGGAGGCAGCTTGGATCCGGTCCC ATGCTGGGACAGGTTTTGCGAAGGctccgcccggcggcggcggctgagGTGGCGAGGGGCTACTCCGCTGCGGCGAAGGAG ATGACTGTCCGTGATGCATTGAACTCTGCACTGGATGAAGAGATGTCTGCTGATCCTTCTGTTTTTCTGATGGGAGAAGAG GTTGGAGAGTATCAAGGTGCATACAAG ATTTCTAAGGGCTTGCTTGACAAGTATGGTCCCGATAGGGTTCTTGACACACCTATCACAGAG GCTGGCTTTACTGGCATTGGTGTTGGTGCAGCTTACCAAGGTCTTCGGCCTGTTATAGAATTTATGACATTTAATTTCTCGATGCAG GCTATTGATCATATCATCAATTCAGCTGCTAAGTCAAACTACATGTCAGCCGGTCAGATATCTGTTCCTATTGTTTTTAGAGGACCAAATGGAGCTGCTGCTGGAGTTGGTGCTCAACACTCACAG TGTTATGCAGTTTGGTTTGCACATGTTCCAGGACTTAAGGTTCTCACACCATACTCTTCAGAAGATGCCCGAGGCTTGCTTAAAGCTGCTATTAGGGATCCTGATCCTGTTATTTTCTTGGAAAATGAATTGCT TTATGGAGAATCTTTCCCAGTTTCTGCTGAAGTGCTTGATTCTAGTTTTTGCCTACCGATTGGCAAAGCTAAG ATAGAACGTGGGGGTAAAGATGTTACCATTACTGCGTTCTCCAAGATGGTTGGCTATGCTCTCCAG GCTGCAGAGATACTGTCCAAGGAAGGAATCAGTGCTGAG GTGATCAACCTTCGATCGATCAGACCACTTGATAGAGCTGCTATTAATGCATCTGTTAGGAAAACCAACCGATTGGTGACTGTTGAAGAAGGGTTCCCTCAACATGGGATTGGTGCCGAGATATG CATGTCTGTTGTAGAAGAAAGCTTTGAGTACCTTGATGCCCCAGTTGAGAGGATCGCTGGAGCTGATGTACCTATGCCCTATGCTGCCAACCTTGAGAGAATGGCTGTTCCACAG